One region of Mycolicibacterium lutetiense genomic DNA includes:
- a CDS encoding 5-oxoprolinase/urea amidolyase family protein: protein MTTRLEVLRTGPLALVEDLGRPGMAHLGVTRSGAADRRSHTLANRLVANPGEHATVEVMFGGFSARVVGGDVSIAVTGADTDPAVNGIPFGTNSIHHVHNGEVISLGAPHSGLRSYLAVRGGIAVEPVLGSRSYDVMSAIGPAPLQPGDILPVGEHTADLPETDQAPVASISDDVLELNVVPGPRDDWFVDPDVLIRTNWQVTTRSDRVGMRLVGMPLSYRWPDRQLPSEGATRGAIQIPPNGFPVILGPDHPVTGGYPVIGVVTDEDIDKLGQVRPGQTVRLHWAHPRRPFEG, encoded by the coding sequence ATGACGACGAGATTGGAAGTACTGCGCACCGGACCGTTGGCCCTCGTCGAGGATCTCGGCCGCCCCGGCATGGCCCACCTCGGTGTCACCCGCTCGGGTGCCGCCGACCGTCGGTCCCACACCCTGGCGAACCGCCTGGTCGCCAACCCCGGGGAGCACGCCACCGTCGAAGTGATGTTCGGCGGGTTCTCCGCCCGGGTGGTCGGCGGCGACGTCTCGATCGCCGTCACCGGCGCCGATACCGACCCGGCCGTCAACGGTATTCCGTTCGGCACCAACAGCATTCACCACGTTCATAACGGCGAGGTGATCTCGCTGGGCGCACCGCACTCGGGCCTGCGCAGCTACCTGGCGGTCCGCGGCGGCATCGCCGTCGAACCGGTCCTGGGTTCACGGAGCTACGACGTGATGTCGGCGATCGGGCCGGCACCGCTGCAACCCGGCGACATCCTGCCGGTCGGCGAGCACACCGCCGACCTGCCCGAAACGGATCAGGCCCCGGTCGCCTCGATCAGCGACGACGTGCTGGAACTCAATGTGGTACCCGGCCCGCGCGACGACTGGTTCGTCGACCCCGATGTCCTGATCCGGACCAACTGGCAGGTGACCACCCGCAGCGACCGGGTGGGAATGCGCCTCGTCGGCATGCCGCTGTCATACCGCTGGCCGGACCGCCAGCTGCCCAGCGAGGGCGCGACCCGCGGAGCAATCCAGATACCGCCCAACGGTTTTCCGGTGATCCTCGGGCCCGACCACCCCGTCACCGGCGGCTACCCGGTGATCGGTGTGGTGACCGACGAAGACATCGACAAGCTGGGTCAGGTCCGCCCCGGGCAGACCGTGCGACTGCACTGGGCGCATCCGCGCCGACCGTTCGAGGGGTAG
- a CDS encoding transposase: MALTWESDRDDHLARHGVTTDQADEAFAHEDALTINPDYGSISGLGIRTIGYSASFGDLLSVLSYFDNDGVQQGTTAFRANRKDRRYYFGQE; encoded by the coding sequence ATGGCGCTGACCTGGGAGTCTGATCGCGACGACCACCTCGCCCGCCACGGCGTCACGACAGACCAGGCTGACGAGGCGTTCGCGCATGAGGACGCGCTGACGATCAACCCCGACTACGGCAGCATCTCCGGCCTCGGTATCCGCACCATCGGCTACTCGGCCAGCTTCGGCGACCTGCTCAGCGTGCTGAGCTACTTCGACAACGACGGTGTCCAGCAGGGCACCACCGCGTTCCGCGCAAACCGCAAGGACCGCCGTTACTACTTCGGACAGGAGTGA
- the aac(2')-Ib gene encoding aminoglycoside N-acetyltransferase AAC(2')-Ib yields MPIQDVSAPRVSGGILHTARLVHTSDLDHETREGARRMVIEAFDGDLTDADWEHSLGGMHAFICHHGALIAHAAVVQRRLIYRDTALRCGYVEAVAVREDWRGQGLATAVMDAVEQVLRGAYQLGALSSSEAAREMYLARGWVPWQGTTSVLRPAGVTRTPEDDRSLFVLPVDLPAGLELDTAAEITCDWRDGDVW; encoded by the coding sequence GTGCCCATCCAGGATGTCAGTGCACCACGCGTCAGCGGCGGGATTCTGCACACCGCGCGTCTGGTTCACACCTCCGATCTCGACCACGAGACCCGCGAGGGCGCCCGACGCATGGTCATCGAGGCGTTCGACGGCGATTTGACCGACGCCGACTGGGAGCACTCGCTCGGCGGCATGCACGCGTTCATCTGCCACCACGGCGCCCTGATCGCGCATGCCGCGGTGGTCCAGCGGCGCCTGATCTACCGCGACACCGCACTGCGCTGCGGTTACGTGGAAGCCGTGGCGGTACGCGAGGATTGGCGCGGCCAAGGCTTGGCCACCGCCGTCATGGACGCCGTCGAACAGGTCCTGCGCGGCGCCTACCAACTCGGCGCACTAAGTTCGTCGGAGGCCGCCAGGGAGATGTACCTCGCCCGCGGGTGGGTGCCCTGGCAGGGCACGACGTCGGTGCTGCGGCCTGCGGGTGTGACGCGCACACCCGAGGACGACCGATCGCTGTTCGTGCTGCCGGTCGATCTGCCGGCAGGCCTGGAACTCGACACCGCCGCCGAGATCACCTGCGACTGGCGCGACGGGGACGTCTGGTAA
- a CDS encoding YbaB/EbfC family nucleoid-associated protein, translating to MSDDHGFDPDLDLDSLEGQAEAFRQARQAIDAIGRVDGVSDNGLVRAWVNASGDLVDIDLADDTQYRIVIG from the coding sequence ATGAGTGACGACCACGGTTTCGACCCAGACCTCGACCTCGACAGCCTCGAAGGTCAAGCCGAAGCGTTCCGGCAAGCGCGACAAGCCATCGACGCCATCGGCCGCGTTGACGGTGTATCCGACAACGGGCTTGTTCGCGCGTGGGTCAACGCCTCCGGCGACCTCGTTGACATCGACCTGGCCGACGACACCCAGTACAGGATCGTGATCGGTTGA